The following proteins are encoded in a genomic region of Streptomyces sp. NBC_01723:
- a CDS encoding roadblock/LC7 domain-containing protein translates to MNDDLSWMLDSALEIPGALHAVLISADGLLMARTQDFDKDDADRVAAAMSGVQSLSRTLAFFCEDPSQSWRQTLVEFDGGWVFLISAGEGAYLGVSASPEVDMADITFRMQQLVAQLGKRLTTPPRENLGARS, encoded by the coding sequence GTGAACGACGATCTGTCATGGATGCTCGACAGCGCCCTGGAGATTCCGGGAGCCCTGCACGCCGTCCTGATATCCGCCGACGGTCTGCTGATGGCCCGGACGCAGGACTTCGACAAGGACGACGCCGACCGGGTCGCCGCCGCGATGAGCGGGGTGCAGTCGCTCAGCCGCACCCTCGCCTTCTTCTGTGAGGACCCCAGCCAGTCCTGGCGCCAGACCCTGGTCGAGTTCGACGGCGGCTGGGTGTTCCTGATCTCCGCCGGCGAAGGCGCCTACCTCGGTGTCTCCGCCTCCCCCGAGGTGGACATGGCCGACATCACCTTCCGGATGCAGCAGCTCGTCGCCCAGCTCGGCAAACGGCTGACGACACCGCCGCGCGAGAACCTCGGCGCCCGCTCATGA
- a CDS encoding DUF742 domain-containing protein: MTGHDGWEPEVPELVRPYVITKGRGLPDEDHLSLITLVTASAEDTRRPARLSPEEQSLLDLCSAGYLSVAEIAGHTHFPLGVVRILLASLMEGGHLMTRPPVARARLADKEILEEVLNGLRAKFG, from the coding sequence ATGACCGGCCACGACGGCTGGGAGCCCGAGGTGCCGGAGTTAGTACGGCCGTACGTCATCACCAAGGGCCGCGGCCTGCCCGACGAGGACCACCTCTCCCTCATCACCCTCGTCACCGCCTCCGCCGAGGACACCCGGCGCCCGGCCCGGCTGTCACCCGAGGAGCAGAGCCTGCTGGACCTCTGCTCGGCCGGCTACCTCTCGGTCGCCGAGATCGCCGGACACACCCACTTCCCGCTCGGCGTGGTGCGGATCCTGCTGGCCTCCCTGATGGAGGGCGGCCACCTCATGACCCGCCCGCCGGTGGCCCGCGCCCGGCTCGCGGACAAGGAGATCCTGGAGGAGGTGCTCAATGGGCTCCGCGCCAAGTTTGG
- a CDS encoding sulfite exporter TauE/SafE family protein, which produces MAAVFAAGVGAGAINSVVGSGTLITFPVLLATGLSPVTATVSNALGLIPGSISGAIGYREELRGQRRRVLKLSVGALMGGLAGATLLLALPEDAFETIVPVLVGLALVLVALQPQIGKWVQRRRARTGASPRRDGGPLLFTGLTLASVYGGYFTAAQGIIYLSLMGTLLDEPLQRLNAVKNVLAAVVNTVAALFFLFAADFDWTAVGLLAVGSALGGYGGAKVGRHFKPVVLRTLVVTVGTVALVQLLLR; this is translated from the coding sequence ATGGCCGCGGTGTTCGCGGCCGGCGTCGGGGCGGGCGCCATCAACAGCGTGGTCGGCTCCGGCACCCTGATCACCTTTCCCGTGCTGCTGGCCACGGGCCTGTCGCCGGTCACCGCCACCGTCTCCAACGCCCTCGGCCTCATCCCCGGCTCCATCAGCGGCGCCATCGGCTACCGCGAGGAACTGCGCGGCCAGCGGCGGCGGGTCCTCAAGCTGAGCGTCGGCGCCCTGATGGGCGGTCTCGCGGGCGCCACACTGCTGCTCGCGCTCCCGGAGGACGCCTTCGAGACGATCGTGCCGGTCCTGGTGGGCCTCGCCCTGGTGCTGGTGGCGCTGCAGCCCCAGATCGGCAAGTGGGTGCAGCGCCGCCGTGCGCGCACCGGCGCCTCCCCTCGCCGGGACGGCGGTCCGCTGCTGTTCACCGGCCTGACCCTGGCCAGCGTCTACGGCGGCTACTTCACGGCCGCCCAGGGGATCATCTACCTGTCCCTCATGGGCACGCTCCTCGACGAGCCGCTGCAACGCCTCAACGCCGTCAAGAACGTCCTCGCCGCCGTCGTCAACACCGTCGCCGCGCTCTTCTTCCTCTTCGCCGCGGACTTCGACTGGACCGCCGTCGGCCTGCTGGCGGTCGGCTCGGCCCTCGGCGGGTACGGCGGGGCCAAGGTGGGCCGCCACTTCAAGCCCGTCGTCCTGCGGACGCTGGTGGTGACGGTCGGCACCGTCGCCCTCGTGCAACTGCTGCTGCGCTGA
- a CDS encoding ATP-binding protein, with protein sequence MTEYTGNPLLWVALVALVAAAVLISRQRGAARALRQQVQGLRDHYTQLENDYGKSVQAAQERAEDETKTVLKSAMRTLQGLAAEQQLVLSRLQTKYGDSALLQDLLEIDHTNSQFGRRAQSIAVLCDGWLGGRRDTASVYDVVRSAQGRIRHFRRVDILSQVDFGITSRAVEPVALALAELLDNATSYSSPDTVVEINLRTVPKGICVVVDDAGVGMSDEERARADRLLATERASGVAGLGNPPQFGFAVIGLLCERFGFEVSVDSSSPYGGVRAVVLLPHELLTGVPEKKTPAPAAHATARPVRDGGAEAAPVSSRTDDGLPRRRRKRPMAIVPGNEPTPRPAGRSDSEQAQVMGAFQRGTRSGRVTDPEGTDRTRRTPGASSEGHEVS encoded by the coding sequence ATGACGGAATACACAGGGAACCCCTTGCTCTGGGTGGCCCTCGTCGCCCTCGTGGCCGCCGCCGTGCTCATCAGCCGCCAGCGCGGGGCGGCACGGGCGTTGCGGCAGCAGGTGCAGGGGCTCAGGGACCACTACACCCAGCTGGAGAACGATTACGGAAAATCCGTACAGGCGGCCCAGGAGCGGGCCGAGGACGAGACCAAGACGGTCCTGAAGTCCGCCATGCGGACCCTTCAGGGCCTCGCCGCGGAACAGCAGCTGGTCCTCTCCCGCCTGCAGACCAAGTACGGCGACTCGGCCCTCCTCCAGGACCTGCTGGAGATCGATCACACCAACTCGCAGTTCGGCCGGCGCGCCCAGTCCATCGCCGTGCTCTGCGACGGCTGGCTCGGCGGGCGGCGCGACACCGCCTCGGTGTACGACGTGGTGCGCAGCGCGCAGGGCCGCATCCGGCACTTCCGCAGGGTGGACATCCTCTCCCAGGTCGACTTCGGCATCACCAGCCGGGCCGTGGAGCCCGTCGCCCTCGCCCTGGCCGAACTGCTCGACAACGCCACCAGCTACTCCAGCCCCGACACCGTCGTGGAGATCAACCTCCGGACCGTGCCCAAGGGCATCTGCGTGGTCGTCGACGACGCCGGTGTGGGCATGAGCGACGAGGAGCGCGCCCGCGCCGACCGGCTGCTCGCCACCGAGCGCGCCTCGGGTGTGGCCGGGCTCGGCAATCCGCCGCAGTTCGGCTTCGCGGTCATCGGCCTGCTGTGCGAACGATTCGGCTTCGAGGTGTCGGTGGACTCCTCGTCCCCCTACGGAGGTGTACGGGCGGTGGTCCTGCTGCCGCACGAACTGCTCACCGGCGTGCCGGAGAAGAAGACTCCCGCCCCCGCTGCCCACGCCACCGCCCGGCCGGTCCGGGACGGCGGCGCCGAGGCCGCGCCCGTCTCGTCCCGGACCGACGACGGTCTGCCCCGGCGGCGCCGCAAGCGGCCGATGGCCATCGTGCCCGGCAACGAGCCCACCCCCCGCCCGGCGGGCCGCTCCGACTCCGAGCAGGCACAGGTCATGGGTGCCTTCCAGCGGGGAACGCGGTCCGGCCGGGTCACCGACCCCGAGGGCACCGACCGGACGCGCAGAACGCCTGGTGCCAGCAGCGAAGGACATGAGGTCTCGTGA